The window TATTGTTTGTCTGCAATTTTGCACTTTTTGATTTGTGTCACCATTTCGAAccatctatttaaaaaaaaagttgatatCTTTCTTTACTTTTGAACTGAATTAacgtaataataatattaaggGCTGAGccatttttaaattgaaaacatGTGAAGTTTTCCtgtaaatctaaaatttaaaaatggaaatataaaatattaaaaaggtaaGGCTGAAGCACCGTTTTTCAAACTGGGACATGGACCCTACTAGGGGTGGgcattcgggtacccgttcgggttcggatcgggtatttcggatttttggttatttcggtatagaggtgtagaacccgttcgggtatttatgtacttcgggtcgggttcgggtatttttagttcggattcggttatttcagatcgggttcggatatttagattttgaaataaaaaattaaaattttcatttctcaagtttcttgtatttaaaaatataactttcagttaactaattttttatttttaatagattaaatggttaatagatttggacataacattttaaaactaaaaagacattagtttagttaactttttaaaaaatttggatgtaactttttgttaatttttgaaataaaaaacttgacatgcattttaagtaagtagcaaattattttttccgtaattatatgtatatcatatgaacttaaagtatgtgtagtatcaatataaatattttatataaaatgagagatgtaaactataaatataaggttaattatatatatgttcggttattttcggatatccattcgggttcgggtattatccgttcgggttcgggtatccaatctcttcttattcaatacccgttcgggtattttgctacttcggttcggatttcggttcggatttttcggatcggattcgggtgccacttcggatatcgggtaaagtgcccacccctagacCCTACAGTGCACATTCACGTTTTAGGCGCtaaattaagaaagaaaaaattgaaGGTACCTAAGTAGCGATTGAAGAAGAGTATGAAGTAGGCATGTCCAATCCGGATTTCGGtacggtttcggttcggttttctcggtttttcggtttttcggtttataaaaattagatactATATTAGAACCATATctaatttggtttggttcggtttttatACTACCGATTTTCAGTTTATTcgattttataccaaaaaaaaacattattatttagtttggttacatattatatgaattttaaagaGTCATGTTGTCAAAGCTATCATTTATCAAAAAGTCTCATCTTATAAATAATCAATATCAAAGAGTAACAAAATaagcaaataaaataatcaaatcaaaaaccaaaactaTAGCTCAAAGttgtgaaaaataaataataaaaacaaaacatatgcaTGAAAAAACGTTTTCCCACTCTCCCAAAATTAGTGACATTGTCCATCAGTCATGCCTCCTCTGACTGAACGCGAAATTCTGTtagtttacaaacaaaaaaaaaattgtgaataaCTCCAGTGCtcgtaaatataataaatcaatgcttacaaattaaaatatgaattaCCTTCTACTAGAGAGTCCATGAATTCATATTCATGCAACATCTGTTCGATGCTCTTTTGCTTATCAGACAAAACAGCAGTTTGAATCCAATTTTGTGTCAAGATCAAGGCTTCAACCATAAGAGGAGAAAGAGAACTCCTATAAGGGTCTAAGATTCGACCAGCAGTGCTGAAAGCAGATTCAGATGAAACAGAGGAGACGGGAATCGCAAGAACATCCTTAGCTATTTCAGACAAGATAGGAAACTTCACATTGATATCTCTCCACCATGATAGAATGTCATACCTTGTACCCAAGTTATTATCTGATTCTACTTCAACCTTTTCCAGCAAGTATATGCTTAACTCATTAGCTGATTCAACACACTGGTTCGCAGATTGCATTTGCTGATAAAGCGTGGAAAATAATGTGGAGCAACGACGAGTGCTACTAGACAAAGATCCACCAATTGTTGTATCAGTAACCGAAGAAGCTGTCTGTCCAGTTTGGCTTTCATTCAATGCATCCATGTTCCTGCTCTGAGATATCTTATACTCATCAAATAACTTACGTAAAAGACGCATGACTTATTCCTTCATTTCAATTGCCCACagtgaaccaaaaccaaaccatattgacAGCTTCCTTCATATTTCAAGATATTTTCTTACCAAAAAGTAATGATGATTTTTCAAAGTTAATATATTGTCCAGAAGCTTTTCCATAAGTCTTACGAACTTTTATGAAAAGGCTAACGAACGCTTCTGTGCATAAGATCAAGATGAAAGAAAACAAAGGATCTTCTTGAAGCAATCCCCTCTTTGAATATTTgatgaaaaaaacaaataattttattgttgaGAGATTTGTGTAATTGTTGATGCCAATAGGTATTTTGAGGGTTTCCAACGCCTAATTGACAATAtacaaaatacataattaatacTTTTGATGTTAATATGCCGTACTTGTCTCGATACGTACTGGCTGACACTTCTTACTGCATCATGGCTTTATGGCATCTCCAATcccactccatattttactccaaaattgagaaaatggagtgggaaatggagtaatgaacaaaaaataaaaggattactcaatttatagagtaatgcttttattttttgttcatcattccATTTCCCACTCTATTTTctcaattttggagtaaaatatagagtggggttggagatgctcttagtgaCCAAAAGGTTTTAGTTTCAAAGAtgttgtttttctttattttctggGATTATGTAATACTCTAAATTTCAAGTTCTTTTCTGAAATTTTGGATAGAAATTATGAATTCTCTTTCAGCACTTGTTCGTATTTGATCAACTGGGTTCCTCTTTGATCATCTAGGATCTTTAGAGCTTTTATTCCTTTCTTTGTTGAGTAACTATGAAAAGTTAATAAAATGTGATGAAGTCTCCATCCTTGACTCGGTATTCTTTGAAGAAAGTTGTCCTTTCTTTGTTGAGCAATTTTGAAGTTTATAAAATGTGATGAAGTCTCCAACCTTGACTCGGTATTCTTTGAAGAaagtttaacaaaaaataacagTCCCAACTAGTTCGATTTGACTATATGTTAAGCTGAAACCAATCAATCACCTTTGATGCGCCAGTTTCTAGTTtctgattttgattctaaattagATGTTTATTGggtaaaaatgttaagtttTGTTCGAGTTTTGTTTTTGACAAAAATAACAAAGATATTTAGCAGCCGATAAAGACCAAGTTTGGCTCACGCGAGTGAGAgaaagtaaatatacacttgCGTTATGTACCAGCCTTTATGATGCACCGTTAGTGGTATACAAGTACCGTATTCCACACCGTGGTGCTAGTGTCTTAAATTAGAAAGGAGTAATTACgaagaaaacaacaacaattaTTGATAGGTGCAGAGGGTAGGACGATGCACTATTGGCTCTCAGGTCTAATCCAGGAGGTCCCAACATGTGGTCAATGTTTAATGACTTTATCACCCTGAGATTATTGGTGTACCCTAATCGTACTAATTAAACAAATGTCAGTAATAATTGAACGAATAGTGTCAATATAGCTAAAACTATTGATAAACTTATCTAGTGTTCACTTTATCACATTTGTAGACAACTAACTCACATGGGCTCACCTTACAGTCTAGTCTCTGTTCTCTACTTGACAATATTCATGCTAAATCCCACCTACTAATTCCTCCTAAAGAAGCGACAAAAAATATTCCTCATTAGGAGAATAATCTTTAAAATTGGTTAAAGTTATCCATATTAATTGCTTTACTCCAGCTAAAAAATGTTTTGCTCCAACTAAATTTAATTACTCAACGACCTTCTTCTGGTTCTATGTGTGGACTGCATGATTCAGATAATTGACTGGCTTTTCAAGCCTTTTCAATTTTACCATTAACTGAGAAAATTCTTGAGGTGTACATAAATAAGtacaaaatcaaatatttaatataaacagAAAATGGGATTACATACTAAAGGATGTGAATTTTATTAGTAGTAATTTTTTCGTGGAGAAGTCTATCAAAACCATTACCGCGCCTAAACGTTAAACTCCCAAAATCTTCAGACAAGAAGGGTTTGACTAGTCCAAGCAAACTCACTCATGGGACCTTTTTCTCGATGTTATACTATATACTCCAAAAAAATAGAGAATCTCAGTTTCAAAGTTGTATTTTGGCTAAAACCATTGTTTTGCAGTCTTCGAGGTCTTGTCGTCCTTTATTTGCACGCCTTGATTTTAATATCGTCGCATTCGCATCATTTGGGAACTTTGGATTCTTGGTTCATCGAGGCATTAAAGTCTGTGGCTATCTTCTTCTTGAAAATAGTTACAATGTCATCTCGGACGGTTAAAAGCTTCATTTACTATATACAATTAAtggtttttatttaataatctcATGTAACATACTAACATGTATGTAAGTGTAAGCGTACTTGCctttaaatataacaatataCAAGTAAAAGCTGCAACATTTCTGATGCCCACTCGTTTGTTATAAAATTAACTATATCACACTGTATTcttaatttagtaaattttgttttatcatATTATCATTATTGATTCATCAACAGCTGTTAATATTTTCTACTTTCTGTTCAGGTTccgaaaaaaactattttacatGTAATAGAAAAATCATGCACatgatagagagagaaagagatttgctataaaaaaaatcactttgTTCTAATTTCGTAACTAAATTCAATTTGTGACgacaagataaataaaaaaggCATTTATGGTCTCTGtcgtgtatatatatttacatttatgtAGTCTTCCTCAGTCCCGTGGTGGAGTAGTTAGTTACATGAGCAACATCAACTTCACTTAAAGTAGGTAAGTCCGATCTTTCCTTCCTCTCTTGTTCGTTAACTTAAGATGGCTAAGAAGAACGGAACGTCGTGGCTCACGGTCGTGAAGAAGATTCTCTGGTCACCCTCAAAAGATTCCGACAAGAAGAGTTACAAGAAAGAAGCTGATTATAACAAGGTTTAGTTCATCTCTCTGTTATTAACAGAATGTTGTATATTCATGGGTCTTGAGATTTGACCAGAATGTTTCGAACTTCAGCagaaaaaggagaagaaagGATGGATTTTTCGTAAGACCAAAGTCGAAAACACTGACTCTGTAACCGACACGATACCTAAGGCGGAGAAAGAGGAGAAGGATAAACCAGCGGTCGCCGAGATCGTTAAGCTAACGGCAACTCCAGGTTTTCTAAGACGTCATTGGGCTGCCATTATTATTCAAACAGCTTTCAGAGGCTACCTCGTAAGTGAACAAAAATCATtgtgtattttaatttatttgaatttttaaacaaattcgTTTTATTGATTTCTTTCGTCAAaatattgtgtaatttatttaaaatactagCTAAAATCCGaagaatttttcatctattTTAAAAGGCAAAGAGAGCATTTGGAGCATTGAAAGGGATAGTGAAGCTACAAGCATTGGTGAGAGGTCATAATGTTAGAAACCAAGCGAAACACACTTTAAGATGCATAAAGGCTTTGGTTCGAGTTCAAGATCAAGTGCTtagtcatcatcatcaacaacaacaacaacgttCAAGAGTcttatcatcatcaccatcatcaaacTGTTATGATATCGAAGCAAGACGTAATTCAATGTTTGCTGAATCTAACGGGTTTTGGGACAGTAAAACATATCTTCAAGACATCCGTAGCCGTAGATCTCTGGTTAGtgattataatttttgaaaattcgaactttctttatttttgtattgCTGAGACAAaatgttttctgttttttttcagTCAAGGGACATGAGTCGATGCACCAATGAATTTGTGGTTAACCAAGAAGAATCACAATCGAGTTTGcagaagagattagagattgCTATTGAACGAGAGAAAGCACATGCACTTGCTCTCTCTAATCaggtatttaaaattataaaactactgaattattttatagaatattttggatttccttcttttaataaaaaagttaaactTCTCACAATCTAATGAGATTGCGAATAACATGAATTAAAAACTTAAGACAATTCGGAAAACTAAGTCCGTGTTACAAAATCTACTATTATAAAATGTGACAATTGCATCTGAATATTTGTGCTAACTTACAAGTTCTAACGTTGTTAATTTTATGGACGTTACAGtcataaatttatgttttagggGTCAGTTCTGTTGGGGTTATGATAtagttttgtatataaattaagaataattttttttttttttttttttttaattaagaataAATTTATCCATGTTAATATGTAGAATTGCACTAATTGgttcatttaaaattatataacttttatttaCACAAATTTAAGTATGTTTAATAATAAAGTACGTAATaacgtttttgtttttgtcgtCAAAGATTCGGAGTCGCTCTTACCGGAATCAATCAGCCGGCGACGACAGGGAGCTTCTAGAGAGAACCAAGTGGCTCGATCGATGGATGGCTACAAAGCAATGGGACAACACAATCACCATTCCCACAACAAGAGATCAAGTAAAGACTCTTGAAATGGATACAAACATATCCACCACCACAACACATCATCATAGATCGTATCCAGCGACTCCACCGTCGTGCAGAGCCACTAGAACCTTTGGGGTAAGATCAGCTAGTCCTAGGATACCCTGT of the Brassica rapa cultivar Chiifu-401-42 chromosome A03, CAAS_Brap_v3.01, whole genome shotgun sequence genome contains:
- the LOC103858573 gene encoding protein IQ-DOMAIN 14 — translated: MAKKNGTSWLTVVKKILWSPSKDSDKKSYKKEADYNKKKEKKGWIFRKTKVENTDSVTDTIPKAEKEEKDKPAVAEIVKLTATPGFLRRHWAAIIIQTAFRGYLAKRAFGALKGIVKLQALVRGHNVRNQAKHTLRCIKALVRVQDQVLSHHHQQQQQRSRVLSSSPSSNCYDIEARRNSMFAESNGFWDSKTYLQDIRSRRSLSRDMSRCTNEFVVNQEESQSSLQKRLEIAIEREKAHALALSNQIRSRSYRNQSAGDDRELLERTKWLDRWMATKQWDNTITIPTTRDQVKTLEMDTNISTTTTHHHRSYPATPPSCRATRTFGVRSASPRIPCSSPSSMVQPNYMSATESAKAKARTQSTPRRRPVIPAKKRLCYAEEGSLSLRSPSLKSAYNGCLWGEHESDYSCCYGDGLAGKVSPCSTSDLRWLK